The sequence below is a genomic window from Nitrososphaerota archaeon.
GCAGGATCGTTTTGAGCTCCGTAAGCCTCTGTCTCGACTATTCCTCCGACCAGTTCTTTGCCATCAAAATCCCTTATGAGCAATTTACCTAGCAGGTCCCTTGCTACGGCAACAGTATTCCTGCAATAGAACTGTCTGGGTAAAGGCTCCATCTGCATTACGTTAAATCACCTAGTAAAAATCCTGTGCGTATAATCCCCTATAAAGTCAAAAAAAGCGAAAGTTTATCTTTCTAAATCCCCATTACAGGATTAGTTGGAAGTAGATTTCAGCTTCAGGAACTATTTCCCAATCGTCTGCTTCTCCAAGGTTGAGGAGAAGAAACTACTGATATCTCTGCCCGTCTTCGATAAGGAATTGGTGCACAACGACAGTTTTGACGTTTCAGAGCTGCTCAGCTGGATTATTGTGCATGAAACATGCCACGCTTTGGGGGACGATGGCTCCCAAAAGTTTGAAAGCGTATAATACGTAAGCCTTTTTACTTTATGAAATTGCATGCAAAGTCAGGGGATGTAGCCAAGCAAGGTATGGCGTCAGCGCGTTGCCGCTATGGGCTCCAGAAGATTAACCTACTTTGGGTAAGCTGATTTCACAAGATGATGTGGTTTTGGAGCTGCGGTTACCCGGAGATCGTGGGTTCAAGTCCCACCGTCCCCATCTCTTTTGCATAAGAGTAATAAGAGAAGCAGCTAAAGAGACGATGTCATTGCAATGAACCAGTTTAAGGCTTTGCGTCTTAAGCCTGAAATTCTCAGATCTGTGGACGAGCTTGGATTCAAGGAACTTTTCCCTATACAGGCTCGAGCTATAGAGCCCCTTTTGGAAGGAAGGGATGTAATAGGGCAAGCCCATACAGGTACTGGAAAGACTGCCGCCTACTCCCTACCAATGCTCGGTAAGATTGATACTCGCAGGGCAGAGGTGCAAGGACTAATATTAACGCCGACCCGAGAACTAGCAATTCAGGTAGCTGAAGAGATAAAGAAGTTTGGCAAATACTTGGGAGTCAGGGTGGCGGCAATTTATGGCGGTCAGGGCATAACTGTACAGATTAACGCCTTCAAGAGACCAGTTCACATAGCAGTTGGAACGCCGGGCAGGCTGATAGATCATATCAAGAGAAAGACCTTCAACCTAGACTATGCTAGAATTGTAGTAATAGACGAAGGTGATACTATGCTCGATATGGGTTTCTTGGATGATGTGGAGTTCATACTCGCCCGAACTCCTAAGGAGAGGCAGACCAGCCTCTTTTCAGCTACCATGCCTCCTGAGATCATCGCGTTATCCCAGAGACATCTAAAGGACCCAGTCAAGATCCTCCTCAGCGAAAAGGAGCTTGGGCTAGAAGAGATAGACCAAATCTACATGAATGTACAAAGGGAATATAAGATCGATACCTTACGTTGGCTCTTAGACCATTTCAAGATGAAGCAAGCGATCATCTTTTGCAACACCAAGGTGATGGTCAGCAATTTAAGTGAAAGGCTGCAGCGGTATGGATACCCTGCACTTGCCTTGCATGGAGATTTAAGGCAATCACAGAGAAACCTAGCAATGAAACGTTTCAGGGAAGGCGGGAATATTATGCTAGTAGCAACGGATGTAGCGGCAAGAGGAATAGATGTCCCCCAAGTAACTCATATAATCAACTACGACATACCACTATATCCCCTACTTTACTTTCACAGGATAGGAAGGACAGCTAGAGCTGGTAGAGCAGGAACCGCAATAACATTGGTGACGGCGAGAGAACAGCAAGCTTTGCAGCAGATCAGGTCGAGAACTAGGATACCCATCAGAGAACTGGTACACCCATTCGGATACGGACCAGCCAAATCCGAGTCTAAGAGGAAGGAGATGAAACCCAACGGGAGAAAGCGTCCAAGAAAGGGATATTGGAAGAATAGACCAGGAAGAGGAAGCTATAGGCGGCGAAGATTTAACAGGAGAGCTTGATATTGGCTTGTCAAGGCACAAGTATATACTAACCTTAGTTTGCCCTCTTAGGGATCAGTTGCGCGAGAACTGATGCCTGCTCAACGCCTTTTTTTACTACTATTGGGGTATGACAAATATGAAAGCCAAGTTCAAGACGACGTGTCCTGAATGCAAAGGGGGCATCAAACCTGGTCAGGAGATCGTAAAGCACGAAGGAAAATGGGTTCACAAGACATGCGTGTCAGATGGGGAATTTCCATGAGTATCCCGCTCTTGCCGTTCAAGTTATGCAGTTAAAGGGTCTAGCAGAAATCCACTCGTTCGATAAAACGTTTGAAAAAATCGGGGGAATTACTAGGCTACAGGTCGCGTGACAAATTGCGTTTGGGGTATCTTTTGATGGACAAAGACGCCATAGAGATTTATCAGCAAAACACTCCAGAAGATTAACCTACTTTGGGTAAGCTGATTTCACAAGATGATGTGGTTTTGGAGCTGCGGTTACCCGGAGATCGTGGTTCGTCCCACCGTCCCAACCATGAATCACTATTTGCGGAAAAGATGGGAAAAGTAGGTTGCTTAATCAACGCAGCTCCCTAACAGTCAACGTAAGGTCTCCTACCCGTGGCTTGGATGCCAGTGAAATCATCAAAAAACAAGGGATAAAATATTTTAGGACACCATCATAACATAAGCATGTTGCGGGATCTTTCAGCTTTTGGTGAGGCAAGTATTCATGAAAACCGAGTAGAGCTATCATGAAATCGCGAGTGCATAGCTCCAGATTTCTAATCGCTATTACCGTGTCGCTTGCTGGGTTCCTCCTGCTTAATTCGCCATACCCCTTCGCTCTGGGGCAGTGGGCCTCAATTGATATTGAGAGTGCACCCTCAACGTTAATGCCCGGAGAGAAGGTGAAGATAACATGGGAAGTTGAAGGCGAGGGGAAGATCTCTCATACAGCAGTCCACTGGGATACAAGGCCGGGCACTCCGGGCAATTTCAGGAGCTATGGTCGAACAACTCCTGAATTTGCATCGATCAACCCTCCAGACGATGCTCCTAGAGAGTATAGGGTCAGCTTTGATGCCCCTGCATCTGGTACGATACATTACATAGTTCATGCTGTTGTAGATGGCAAAGACTATTACAACCTGTGGGAGCGAACTGTACCTATCGAGGGAGTTTCAGGTGATGAGGCTGAGCTTCAGTCGCTCACCTTACCAGCTTCGGTCGATTTCTATGTAATACTTGGGCTTGCTGCCGGTGTGGCTCTTATTGCGCTCTTTCTAGTGGCTATCAAGAGGACACGGAACTCGTAGAAATCTGCGAGCTGTACTGTGGACTCGTGCCGAAATTGGTCTAGCACCGTCCTACCAGT
It includes:
- a CDS encoding DEAD/DEAH box helicase; the encoded protein is MNQFKALRLKPEILRSVDELGFKELFPIQARAIEPLLEGRDVIGQAHTGTGKTAAYSLPMLGKIDTRRAEVQGLILTPTRELAIQVAEEIKKFGKYLGVRVAAIYGGQGITVQINAFKRPVHIAVGTPGRLIDHIKRKTFNLDYARIVVIDEGDTMLDMGFLDDVEFILARTPKERQTSLFSATMPPEIIALSQRHLKDPVKILLSEKELGLEEIDQIYMNVQREYKIDTLRWLLDHFKMKQAIIFCNTKVMVSNLSERLQRYGYPALALHGDLRQSQRNLAMKRFREGGNIMLVATDVAARGIDVPQVTHIINYDIPLYPLLYFHRIGRTARAGRAGTAITLVTAREQQALQQIRSRTRIPIRELVHPFGYGPAKSESKRKEMKPNGRKRPRKGYWKNRPGRGSYRRRRFNRRA